In Microbulbifer celer, a single window of DNA contains:
- a CDS encoding SulP family inorganic anion transporter: MIDVKDLKQDIPASVVVFFVALPLCLGVALASGAPLFSGLIAGIVGGIVVGAISGSRLGVSGPAAGLTVIVLAAIETLESFQVFLLAVLLGGLLQILLGALRAGILGYFFPSSVINGMLTGIGLIIVLKQIPYAFGLDESISMVEEGMLSAVHPGVLIISLMSLALLVAWESPQVKRLKWVGAIPGPVVAVATAVVLALLFARTGELELHASQLVSVPVASGFNEFLSLFTLPDFTQINNPAVWSVAVTIAVVASLETLLSVEAIDKMDPLKRTTPTNRELVAQGVGNSFSGLIGGLPVTQVIVRSSVNLQTGARSKASTICHGILLLVCVATLPTWLNMIPLGVLAAVLILTGYKLAKPALFKKMWAAGLEQFLPFAITVSGVVFTDLLTGVGLGMAAAIFALLRRNYLNSHFLHKKQGTEEGNRPRINLRLAEEVTFLNKGAIRKELSEIPDNAHVILDKRNCVYMNHDIAETIDGFIATASARNIEVEVIERQAVVPIWEERNSRAA; encoded by the coding sequence GTGATAGACGTGAAGGATCTGAAGCAGGATATCCCTGCCAGTGTGGTGGTGTTTTTTGTGGCTTTGCCACTGTGTCTCGGGGTTGCCCTTGCGTCCGGTGCGCCGCTGTTCTCGGGGCTGATAGCCGGAATTGTCGGCGGTATCGTGGTCGGCGCAATCAGCGGTTCCCGACTGGGGGTTTCGGGACCTGCTGCGGGGCTTACGGTAATCGTCCTTGCTGCAATTGAGACACTCGAGTCATTTCAGGTTTTCCTGCTGGCGGTATTACTCGGCGGACTGCTCCAGATCTTACTGGGCGCGCTGCGCGCGGGGATACTGGGATACTTTTTTCCATCTTCGGTGATCAATGGCATGCTCACCGGCATTGGACTAATCATTGTCCTCAAGCAGATTCCCTACGCATTCGGGTTGGATGAATCGATTTCAATGGTTGAGGAAGGCATGCTCTCTGCTGTGCATCCCGGTGTTCTGATTATTTCCCTGATGTCACTGGCTCTGCTGGTCGCCTGGGAAAGCCCACAGGTGAAACGGCTCAAATGGGTCGGTGCAATTCCCGGTCCTGTGGTAGCGGTGGCCACTGCAGTGGTGTTGGCACTGTTGTTCGCACGCACTGGAGAACTGGAGCTACACGCGTCTCAGCTCGTGAGCGTACCTGTGGCATCCGGTTTTAACGAATTTCTCAGCCTCTTCACGTTGCCGGACTTTACCCAAATCAACAATCCCGCGGTGTGGTCGGTAGCAGTTACCATTGCTGTCGTGGCCAGCCTGGAAACTCTGCTCAGTGTGGAAGCGATCGACAAAATGGACCCGCTCAAACGTACCACACCGACCAATCGGGAGCTGGTGGCACAGGGGGTCGGCAACTCGTTCTCCGGCCTCATTGGTGGCCTTCCGGTCACTCAGGTTATTGTGCGCAGTAGCGTCAATCTGCAGACTGGCGCGCGCTCCAAAGCCTCAACGATCTGCCACGGTATCCTGTTGCTGGTGTGTGTTGCGACGCTACCCACCTGGCTGAATATGATTCCTCTCGGCGTATTAGCTGCGGTACTAATCCTGACCGGTTACAAGCTGGCGAAGCCCGCACTGTTCAAGAAGATGTGGGCGGCGGGTCTGGAACAGTTTCTGCCGTTCGCGATCACGGTGTCGGGCGTTGTATTCACGGATCTTCTGACCGGTGTTGGCCTCGGCATGGCGGCGGCAATTTTTGCGCTGTTGCGCCGTAATTATCTCAACTCACACTTTCTGCATAAAAAGCAGGGGACGGAAGAGGGCAACCGACCCCGCATCAACCTGCGGCTCGCGGAAGAGGTGACTTTTCTCAACAAAGGAGCGATCCGAAAAGAGCTGAGTGAAATTCCGGATAACGCGCATGTGATCCTGGATAAACGCAACTGTGTTTACATGAATCACGATATTGCTGAAACTATCGATGGCTTTATCGCTACCGCAAGTGCCAGGAATATTGAGGTAGAAGTGATCGAACGTCAGGCTGTGGTGCCAATCTGGGAGGAGCGAAACTCCAGGGCTGCCTGA
- a CDS encoding GNAT family N-acetyltransferase, protein MGLFVRLADWQTDFKAIRKIRQEVFIDEQQVSPEDEWDEHEETAQHFLVFHSDKAVGTGRITGEGKIGRMAVLKKARGLGAGLELLQFICKFARAEGQKSVYLNAQRHAIPFYEKAGFSVDGEPFMEAGIPHIRMVRNLTEKIEDIVSPEPDSTR, encoded by the coding sequence ATGGGATTGTTCGTACGATTGGCCGACTGGCAAACCGACTTCAAGGCAATTCGCAAAATCCGCCAGGAAGTGTTTATTGACGAACAGCAGGTTTCCCCGGAAGACGAGTGGGATGAGCACGAGGAAACCGCCCAGCATTTTCTCGTCTTTCACAGTGACAAAGCGGTTGGCACCGGGCGCATCACCGGCGAAGGCAAAATCGGCCGTATGGCAGTCCTGAAAAAGGCACGAGGCCTTGGCGCCGGGCTGGAATTATTGCAATTTATCTGCAAGTTTGCCCGCGCCGAGGGTCAGAAAAGCGTCTACCTGAATGCCCAGCGCCATGCGATTCCATTCTATGAGAAAGCCGGTTTTAGCGTAGATGGTGAACCATTTATGGAAGCCGGTATTCCCCATATCCGGATGGTGCGCAATCTGACAGAAAAAATCGAAGACATCGTCAGTCCCGAGCCCGACTCAACGCGATAG
- a CDS encoding cupin domain-containing protein has product MTAPLTHLGEITVEEFLREYWQKKPLLIRNAFPDFEPPISGEELAGMALEEQIESRLILEHGTEGPWQLRTGPFTEQDFFALPKSHWTLLVQAVDQWIPEVAALKQRFRFIPDWRLDDIMISYAADQGSVGPHYDFYDVFLLQAEGKRRWQLGPKADACSPRVQGTPLNILRDFEAESSWILEPGDMLYLPPQFSHWGIAEGGCTTISIGFRAPSARTMLEDLAAELAMGLPDHYRYSDPDLMPAKNPAEIDAASVERVQAQMREWLKQPQNLAQWFGAIMTEAKYPDTVALDAGGAEDWREELANGGSLILNPGSRCAFCRDPETLFVDGESFPAPLLFAEPFCLSHCIELGDLQNHPELQAADGLIDQLVSQGSLIYPEPDWDEEEV; this is encoded by the coding sequence GTGACAGCGCCATTGACCCATCTGGGTGAGATTACCGTCGAGGAATTCCTGCGGGAGTACTGGCAAAAGAAGCCGCTACTGATCCGCAACGCGTTCCCCGACTTTGAGCCGCCGATTTCCGGTGAGGAGCTGGCGGGTATGGCGCTGGAGGAGCAGATTGAATCTCGCCTGATCCTGGAGCACGGTACGGAAGGCCCCTGGCAATTGCGCACCGGTCCGTTTACCGAGCAAGATTTCTTCGCACTCCCCAAAAGCCACTGGACACTGCTGGTTCAGGCAGTGGATCAGTGGATTCCTGAGGTGGCCGCGCTCAAGCAACGTTTCCGTTTTATCCCCGACTGGCGGCTCGACGACATCATGATCAGCTACGCAGCGGATCAGGGCAGCGTCGGGCCGCACTACGATTTTTACGATGTGTTTCTGCTGCAAGCAGAAGGCAAGCGCCGCTGGCAACTGGGCCCCAAGGCGGACGCCTGCAGCCCGCGGGTGCAAGGCACGCCGCTGAATATCCTGCGGGACTTTGAGGCGGAAAGCAGCTGGATACTGGAACCGGGAGACATGCTGTACCTGCCACCGCAGTTCAGTCACTGGGGCATTGCCGAGGGGGGTTGCACCACCATCTCTATCGGTTTCCGGGCGCCCTCCGCCCGCACCATGCTGGAAGACCTGGCCGCCGAGCTGGCTATGGGACTGCCGGATCATTACCGCTACAGCGACCCGGATCTGATGCCGGCAAAAAATCCCGCTGAAATTGACGCTGCCAGTGTGGAGCGTGTCCAGGCGCAAATGCGCGAATGGCTGAAGCAGCCACAGAATCTCGCACAGTGGTTTGGCGCCATCATGACCGAAGCCAAATACCCGGATACCGTGGCCCTGGACGCCGGCGGTGCCGAGGACTGGCGGGAAGAGCTCGCCAACGGCGGTAGCCTGATACTCAATCCGGGCTCTCGCTGTGCTTTCTGTCGGGATCCGGAGACCCTGTTCGTGGATGGCGAATCGTTCCCCGCGCCGTTACTTTTCGCGGAACCCTTCTGTCTCAGCCATTGCATTGAGCTGGGAGATCTGCAAAATCATCCAGAACTACAAGCAGCCGATGGGCTGATCGATCAACTGGTTTCCCAGGGCAGTCTGATCTACCCGGAACCAGACTGGGACGAAGAGGAAGTCTGA
- the purB gene encoding adenylosuccinate lyase — translation MTVELSALTAVSPIDGRYESKTAALRDIFSEYGLIRARVEVEVRWLQQLARHEEIGEVQPFTGDSNQVLDDIVSQFSVADAERIKEIESTTNHDVKAVEYFLKEKVKGNEQLAAVTEFIHFACTSEDINNLSHALMLRAGRDQVLLPAMNQIVSEVASLAHKFADVPMLSRTHGQTASPTTVGKEFANVVARLRRQIRQIHEVELLGKINGAVGNYNAHLSAYPEVDWQANAEQFVSSLGLSWNPYTTQIEPHDYIAELFDAIARFNTILIDFDRDIWGYISLGYFKQKVVAGEVGSSTMPHKVNPIDFENSEGNLGIANAIFQHLAAKLPVSRWQRDLTDSTVLRNMGVGAGYAVIAYAATLKGLGKLEINPARLAEDLDNAWEVLAEPIQTVMRRYNIEEPYEKLKALTRGQGITKETLATFIDGLEIPEDAKKTLREMTPASYIGNAVEQTRNI, via the coding sequence ATGACTGTCGAGCTATCCGCACTGACCGCGGTTTCCCCCATTGATGGACGCTATGAAAGCAAAACCGCGGCACTGCGGGATATCTTCAGTGAATACGGCCTGATCCGCGCGCGGGTTGAGGTGGAAGTTCGCTGGCTGCAGCAGCTGGCGCGCCATGAAGAAATTGGCGAGGTTCAGCCCTTTACTGGTGACAGCAATCAGGTGCTCGACGATATCGTCAGCCAGTTTTCTGTTGCGGATGCGGAGCGCATCAAGGAAATCGAAAGCACTACTAACCACGACGTGAAAGCCGTGGAATATTTCCTGAAAGAAAAAGTGAAAGGCAATGAACAACTCGCAGCAGTGACTGAATTCATTCACTTTGCCTGTACCTCCGAAGACATCAACAACCTGTCTCACGCGCTGATGCTGCGCGCTGGCCGCGATCAGGTATTGCTGCCGGCCATGAACCAGATCGTGAGCGAAGTTGCCTCGCTCGCGCACAAGTTTGCCGATGTGCCGATGCTCTCGCGTACCCACGGCCAGACAGCGAGCCCCACTACCGTCGGTAAAGAGTTTGCCAATGTGGTCGCGCGCCTGCGCCGCCAGATCAGACAGATCCACGAAGTAGAGCTGTTGGGCAAGATCAATGGTGCGGTGGGCAACTACAATGCACACCTGTCCGCCTACCCGGAAGTGGATTGGCAGGCCAATGCGGAACAGTTCGTTTCCTCCCTCGGCCTCAGCTGGAACCCCTACACCACCCAGATCGAACCGCACGATTACATTGCCGAACTTTTTGACGCGATTGCGCGCTTCAATACCATCCTGATCGATTTTGATCGCGATATTTGGGGTTACATCTCCCTTGGTTACTTCAAGCAGAAGGTGGTTGCCGGCGAAGTGGGCTCCTCCACCATGCCGCACAAGGTCAACCCGATCGATTTCGAAAACTCCGAAGGCAACCTGGGTATCGCCAATGCGATCTTCCAGCATCTGGCGGCCAAACTGCCGGTTTCCCGCTGGCAGCGTGACCTGACTGACTCCACTGTGTTGCGCAATATGGGGGTTGGTGCCGGTTATGCGGTCATCGCGTATGCGGCCACCTTGAAGGGCCTGGGCAAGCTGGAAATCAATCCCGCGCGTCTGGCGGAAGATCTCGATAACGCCTGGGAAGTGCTCGCAGAGCCGATCCAGACGGTTATGCGCCGTTACAACATTGAAGAGCCCTACGAGAAACTCAAGGCGCTCACCCGTGGCCAGGGCATTACCAAAGAAACACTTGCTACCTTCATTGATGGCCTGGAGATACCGGAAGACGCCAAAAAGACACTGCGGGAAATGACCCCCGCGAGCTATATTGGCAACGCTGTTGAGCAGACCCGCAATATCTGA
- the hflD gene encoding high frequency lysogenization protein HflD — MSNWRDQGLALAGVFQAAILVERLAKTGTAPAEQLETGVYSLFQQNPETTEDVYGGVEKVLPGLRGARQLLATRQHPEYTDCLRYVLSILYLQRQLAKKPDLLSIIGSRLEKAQVQAQHFGVGHENVFANLASIYSDTLSTFRFRIQVLGDFNYLQQERIASQIRTMLFAGVRSATLWRQLGGRRMHLLFQRKKLIQAMDALVSKYETVEH; from the coding sequence TTGAGTAACTGGCGAGATCAGGGACTGGCGCTGGCTGGCGTATTCCAAGCGGCAATTCTGGTAGAGCGGCTGGCGAAAACCGGCACCGCACCAGCAGAGCAACTGGAGACGGGGGTTTACAGCCTGTTTCAACAGAACCCGGAAACTACCGAAGATGTCTATGGCGGGGTAGAGAAAGTACTGCCCGGTTTGCGTGGCGCACGCCAGCTGCTGGCAACCCGACAGCATCCCGAGTACACCGACTGCCTGCGCTACGTGCTTTCCATTCTCTATTTGCAGCGGCAACTGGCGAAGAAGCCGGATTTACTTTCCATTATTGGCAGCCGCCTGGAAAAGGCTCAGGTTCAAGCCCAGCACTTTGGGGTCGGTCACGAAAATGTATTTGCCAACCTGGCCAGCATTTACAGCGACACGCTGAGTACGTTCCGTTTTCGCATTCAGGTACTGGGTGACTTCAATTACCTTCAGCAGGAACGCATTGCCAGCCAGATCCGCACCATGCTGTTTGCCGGCGTACGCTCCGCGACCTTGTGGCGCCAACTCGGTGGCCGCCGGATGCACCTTCTGTTTCAGCGCAAGAAATTGATCCAGGCCATGGATGCGCTCGTTTCCAAATACGAAACTGTAGAGCACTGA
- the mnmA gene encoding tRNA 2-thiouridine(34) synthase MnmA, producing MTQTSTTGQGPSAKAVDSSDSQRVIVGMSGGVDSSVAALLLMQQGYQVEGLFMKNWDEDDGTEYCTAKQDLADAEAVCERLGIKLHTANFAAEYWDNVFEYFLAEYKAGRTPNPDILCNREIKFKVFLEYASMLGAELIATGHYARRLDEGGRTYLQKGLDNNKDQSYFLHAVGEAEFARSLFPLGELEKPEVRRIAEENGFVTSTKKDSTGICFIGERRFKDFLEQYLPAQPGEMQTPDGEVMGEHAGLMYHTIGQRQGLGIGGVKGAGDQPWYVVGKDLERNVLLVAQGKHHPLLYSTGLNASQTHWINGEAPAEKFRAAAKTRYRQADQDCEITVKADGSLEIAFDEPQRAVTPGQSVVIYRGDVCLGGAVIDEATGIGLTEAQPRSTTGSDN from the coding sequence ATGACCCAGACCTCGACCACCGGCCAGGGCCCCAGCGCCAAGGCCGTCGACAGTTCAGACTCTCAGCGCGTGATCGTTGGCATGTCCGGCGGCGTAGACTCTTCTGTCGCTGCTCTGCTGCTGATGCAGCAGGGCTATCAGGTGGAAGGCCTGTTCATGAAGAACTGGGACGAAGATGACGGCACTGAGTACTGCACCGCCAAGCAGGACCTGGCCGACGCCGAGGCCGTCTGTGAGCGCCTGGGGATCAAACTGCATACCGCCAATTTCGCTGCGGAATACTGGGACAACGTTTTCGAATACTTCCTGGCGGAGTACAAGGCCGGGCGGACGCCGAACCCGGACATCCTCTGCAACCGTGAAATCAAGTTTAAAGTCTTCCTTGAATACGCCAGTATGCTGGGGGCGGAACTGATTGCCACCGGCCACTATGCCCGGCGCCTCGACGAAGGCGGCCGCACCTACCTGCAGAAAGGCCTGGACAACAACAAAGACCAGAGTTATTTCCTGCACGCTGTGGGCGAAGCAGAGTTTGCCCGCTCCCTGTTCCCGCTGGGTGAACTGGAGAAGCCGGAAGTGCGCCGGATCGCAGAAGAGAACGGGTTCGTGACATCCACAAAAAAAGACAGCACCGGTATCTGTTTTATTGGCGAACGCCGTTTCAAGGATTTTCTCGAGCAATACCTGCCGGCCCAACCCGGTGAGATGCAGACCCCGGACGGTGAAGTGATGGGTGAGCACGCGGGTCTGATGTACCACACGATCGGCCAGCGTCAGGGGTTGGGGATTGGCGGCGTGAAAGGCGCGGGCGATCAACCATGGTACGTTGTAGGCAAAGACCTGGAGCGTAATGTCTTACTGGTCGCCCAGGGCAAGCACCATCCCCTGCTCTACTCCACGGGACTCAATGCCTCCCAGACGCACTGGATTAACGGCGAGGCGCCGGCAGAAAAATTCCGTGCTGCCGCAAAGACCCGTTATCGCCAGGCCGATCAGGACTGCGAGATAACCGTGAAGGCAGATGGTAGCCTGGAGATTGCATTCGACGAACCGCAGCGGGCGGTAACCCCGGGGCAGTCTGTGGTGATTTACCGCGGCGATGTCTGTCTTGGTGGCGCCGTTATTGACGAGGCTACAGGCATTGGCCTGACTGAGGCTCAACCCCGCAGCACTACAGGGAGCGATAATTGA
- a CDS encoding pseudouridine synthase: MSDLILFNKPYGVLSQFTDPDGRPTLADHIDDSGFYAAGRLDHDSEGLLLLTNDGQLQHQIAHPRNKLPKTYWAQVEGEITDEALERLRRGILLKDGKTAPAQANRLASPSIWPRNPPIRERRNIPTSWIALTIREGRNRQVRRMTAAVGFPTLRLVRYAIGNWSLDGLEPGQKRRTSVHLPKAPPRHKKMRRSAARKSGDAGARGKAHTDPRPPRKPRR; encoded by the coding sequence ATGAGCGATCTGATCCTGTTCAACAAGCCCTATGGTGTGCTCAGCCAGTTTACCGATCCCGACGGCCGCCCCACCCTCGCCGACCATATCGACGACTCCGGGTTTTATGCCGCCGGCCGACTTGACCACGACTCGGAGGGGCTGCTTTTACTCACCAATGATGGTCAGCTACAGCATCAGATTGCCCACCCGCGCAACAAACTGCCCAAAACGTACTGGGCGCAGGTAGAGGGAGAAATTACCGATGAGGCGCTGGAACGCCTGCGGCGCGGTATATTGCTGAAAGACGGTAAAACCGCGCCGGCGCAGGCAAACCGGCTGGCGTCACCGTCTATCTGGCCGCGCAATCCGCCGATTCGGGAGCGTCGCAATATTCCCACCAGTTGGATTGCGCTGACGATTCGCGAGGGGCGCAATCGACAGGTGCGTAGAATGACCGCCGCCGTTGGCTTCCCCACTCTGAGGCTGGTGCGCTATGCCATAGGCAACTGGTCTCTGGATGGATTGGAGCCGGGGCAAAAGCGACGGACATCGGTTCATTTGCCCAAAGCACCGCCGCGACACAAAAAGATGCGCCGTTCAGCAGCCAGGAAAAGCGGGGACGCTGGTGCCAGAGGGAAAGCGCATACCGATCCCAGGCCGCCGCGCAAGCCGCGTCGGTAA
- the icd gene encoding NADP-dependent isocitrate dehydrogenase, translating into MGHIQVPANGEKVTVNADGSLNVPNTPIIPFIEGDGIGVDITPVMRKVIDAAVNKAYNGEKSISWMEIYCGEKAAETYSGDWFPAETLEAIKDYVVSIKGPLTTPVGGGFRSLNVALRQELDLYVCQRPVRWFTGVPTPVKKPNEVDMVIFRENSEDIYAGIEWKADTDEAKKVIKFLTEEMGVKNIRFPENCGIGVKPVSAEGTKRLVRKAIQYAVDQDRDSVTLVHKGNIMKFTEGAFADWGYELAREEFGAQPLDGGPWHSFKNPNTGKEIIIKDVIADAMLQQVLLRPAEYDVIATLNLNGDYLSDALAAQVGGIGIAPGANLSDNVALFEATHGTAPKYAGQDKVNPGSLILSAEMMLRHLGWNEAADLVIKAMEGAIASKTVTYDFERLMDGAELKSCSEFGDEMIKHMA; encoded by the coding sequence ATGGGTCATATCCAAGTGCCGGCAAACGGCGAAAAAGTCACAGTCAACGCAGATGGTTCTCTGAACGTACCGAACACCCCGATTATTCCTTTCATCGAAGGTGACGGTATCGGCGTGGATATCACCCCGGTAATGCGCAAAGTGATCGACGCTGCGGTCAACAAGGCCTACAACGGTGAAAAGTCCATCTCCTGGATGGAAATCTACTGTGGCGAGAAAGCAGCAGAAACCTACAGTGGCGACTGGTTCCCGGCAGAAACCCTGGAAGCGATCAAGGACTATGTAGTCAGCATTAAAGGCCCGCTGACCACCCCGGTAGGCGGCGGCTTCCGCTCCCTGAACGTAGCCCTGCGTCAGGAGCTGGATCTGTACGTCTGCCAGCGCCCGGTACGCTGGTTCACCGGTGTGCCCACTCCGGTCAAGAAGCCGAACGAAGTAGACATGGTGATCTTCCGTGAAAACTCTGAAGACATCTACGCTGGTATCGAGTGGAAAGCAGACACCGATGAAGCGAAAAAAGTCATCAAGTTCCTGACAGAAGAGATGGGCGTCAAGAACATCCGCTTCCCCGAAAACTGCGGTATCGGTGTCAAGCCGGTTTCTGCCGAAGGCACCAAGCGCCTGGTGCGCAAGGCAATCCAGTACGCCGTAGATCAGGATCGCGATTCCGTAACCCTGGTCCACAAGGGCAACATCATGAAGTTCACCGAAGGCGCCTTTGCCGACTGGGGTTACGAGCTGGCTCGCGAAGAGTTCGGCGCGCAACCGCTGGACGGTGGCCCTTGGCACAGCTTCAAGAACCCGAACACCGGTAAAGAGATCATCATCAAAGACGTGATTGCCGACGCCATGCTGCAGCAGGTTCTGCTGCGTCCGGCCGAGTACGACGTAATCGCCACCCTGAACCTGAATGGTGACTACCTGTCAGACGCGCTGGCAGCGCAGGTTGGTGGTATCGGTATCGCTCCGGGAGCCAACCTGTCCGACAACGTCGCACTGTTTGAAGCCACCCATGGTACTGCGCCGAAGTACGCGGGTCAGGATAAGGTGAACCCGGGTTCCCTGATCCTGTCCGCAGAAATGATGCTGCGTCACCTGGGCTGGAACGAAGCCGCCGACCTGGTTATCAAGGCAATGGAAGGCGCGATCGCGTCCAAAACCGTGACCTACGATTTCGAGCGCCTGATGGACGGTGCAGAGCTGAAATCCTGCTCTGAGTTCGGTGACGAAATGATCAAGCACATGGCCTGA
- the cspD gene encoding cold shock domain-containing protein CspD, producing the protein MPTGTVKWFNNAKGYGFILADEGGEDLFAHYSAIQMEGYRTLKAGQQVSFDIIQGDKGFHAANIVSEVADSPRKSAPQREVAHSRETEEALD; encoded by the coding sequence ATGCCTACCGGTACCGTTAAATGGTTCAATAATGCCAAGGGGTACGGATTCATTCTGGCCGATGAGGGTGGAGAGGATCTGTTTGCGCACTATTCTGCCATCCAGATGGAAGGTTACCGCACCCTGAAAGCAGGTCAGCAGGTCAGTTTTGACATCATTCAAGGAGACAAGGGGTTCCACGCAGCGAACATTGTCTCTGAAGTCGCAGACTCCCCGCGAAAATCCGCCCCTCAACGCGAGGTCGCCCATTCGCGGGAGACGGAAGAAGCACTGGATTGA
- the clpS gene encoding ATP-dependent Clp protease adapter ClpS, with amino-acid sequence MGKLQTIKLHSNQDEGGDDFHFGGPEGDTALAEAKPQLKRPSMYKVVMLNDDYTPMEFVVEALELFFYVNRERATQLMLQVHTKGKAVCGVYTRDIAETKAAQVNQFARDNEHPLLCEIEAAEDDEKGEEG; translated from the coding sequence ATGGGAAAATTACAGACCATTAAACTACACTCGAACCAAGACGAGGGAGGGGATGACTTCCACTTTGGTGGCCCGGAAGGTGATACGGCGCTCGCTGAAGCCAAGCCACAACTCAAACGCCCTTCAATGTACAAGGTGGTCATGCTCAATGATGACTACACGCCCATGGAATTTGTTGTGGAAGCCCTGGAGTTATTCTTTTATGTCAACAGGGAACGCGCCACTCAGTTGATGTTACAGGTGCATACAAAGGGAAAAGCGGTCTGCGGTGTCTATACTCGAGATATAGCGGAGACAAAGGCCGCACAGGTTAACCAGTTTGCACGGGATAACGAGCACCCGCTGCTCTGCGAAATTGAAGCTGCTGAAGACGACGAAAAAGGCGAGGAGGGTTAA